A window of the Podospora bellae-mahoneyi strain CBS 112042 chromosome 6, whole genome shotgun sequence genome harbors these coding sequences:
- the RPN1 gene encoding proteasome regulatory particle base subunit (EggNog:ENOG503NU6Z; COG:O; BUSCO:EOG09260JED) translates to MAQDSDLSKTADKGKGKAVDDETQKDKAAQPVENGKKDDGKAETSEELSEEDQQLKNELDMIVERLTESDTSLYKPALEALGSSIKTSTSSMTAVPKPLKFLRPHYETLTKLYDEWPASDDKNSLADVLSVIGMTFSDEDRQDTLKYRLLAPTQDIGSWGHEYVRHLALEIGEVYGKRIAADEPTADLVDLALALVPLFLKSNQEADAVDLMSELEIIEELPKFVDENTYGRVCLYMVSMVNLLTYPDNEQFLRVAHDIYKTYKQYTQAMVLAIRLNDLELIEADFQDAPDLALKKQLSYLIARQRIWLDSDKTDDEEIQGCLSNVKLPDHFKALGKELNILEPKTTEDIYKSHLESSRVAGLTNFDSARHNLAAAFVNGFVNAGFGNDKMMLVAGDKESWVWKTKDEGMMSTVASLGTLLMWDIENGLDQVDKYTYLEEEPIQAGAYLAIGIMNSGVRLDSEPAMALLADNDKLAHKNPLIRVSAIMGLGLAYAGSNKAELLDFLLPIITDTTQQMRVSAMAALACGLVFVGSSNPEVTEAIITTLLDDDRKGQLTDKWTRFLALGLGLLFFGRQEEVDVILETLKAVEHPMAKPTSVLASICAWAGTGAVLKIQELLHICNEHLEESEEKKGDELLQAYAVLGIGIIAMGEDVGQEMVLRQFGHLMHYGEANIRRAVPLAMALVSPSNPQMKVYDTLSRYSHDNDNDVAINAIFAMGLVGAGTNNARLAQLLRQLASYYHRDQETLFMVRIAQGLVHMGKGTLSINPFHTDRQILSRVSAAGLLTVLVAMIDAKQFITSDSHYLLYFLVTAMHPRFLVTLDENLKPLTVNVRVGQAVDVVGQAGRPKTITGWQTQSTPVLLAHGERAELEDEEYISLSSTLEGLVILRKNPDWESGK, encoded by the exons ATGGCGCAGGACAGCGACCTGTCGAAGACCGccgacaagggcaaggggaaggCTGTAGATGACGAGACACAGAAGGACAAGGCCGCTCAGCCTGTGGAGAATGGAAAGAAGGATGATGGCAAGGCTGAGA CTTCAGAAGAGCTTAGCGAGGAGGACCAGCAGTTGAAGAACGAGCTTGATATGATCGTTGAGCGGCTGACT GAATCCGATACGTCCCTCTACAAGCCAGCATTGGAGGCTCTAGGGAGCTCGATCAAgacctcaacctcttctATGACAGCTGTCCCGAAGCCCTTGAAGTTTTTACGTCCACATTACGAGACCCTGACGAAGCTCTACGATGAATGGCCAGCGAGCGATGACAAGAACTCCCTTGCCGATGTGCTCTCGGTGATCGGCATGACCTTTTCTGACGAAGACCGCCAAGATACTCTCAAGTACCGATTGCTTGCGCCCACGCAAGATATCGGCTCATGGGGTCATGAGTATGTTAGGCATCTTGCTCTGGAGATCGGCGAGGTCTACGGGAAGCGCATTGCCGCCGATGAGCCAACAGCGGACCTTGTGGACCTtgccttggccttggttcCCCTGTTTCTCAAGAGCAATCAGGAGGCCGACGCTGTCGATCTAATGAGCGAGC TCGAGATTATCGAAGAGCTGCCAAAGTTCGTGGACGAGAACACATATGGGAGAGTCTGCTTGTACATGGTGTCCATGGTCAACCTGCTCACATACCCCGACAACGAACAGTTCCTCCGTGTAGCCCATGATATCTACAAGACCTACAAGCAGTACACACAGGCCATGGTGCTTGCCATCAGACTCAACGACCTCGAACTCATTGAAGCCGACTTCCAAGATGCCCCTGATCTGGCGCTCAAGAAGCAGCTTTCCTACTTGATTGCGCGCCAAAGAATATGGCTCGACAGCGATAAgaccgatgacgaggaaatTCAAGGGTGTCTCTCTAACGTCAAGCTTCCCGATCACTTCAAGGCCCTGGGCAAGGAGCTTAACATTCTCGAGCCCAAGACTACCGAAGACATCTACAAGAGCCACCTCGAGAGCAGCCGCGTCGCCGGCCTGACCAACTTTGACTCGGCCCGCCACAATTTGGCTGCCGCATTCGTCAACGGGTTCGTGAACGCAGGCTTCGGAAATGACAAGATGATGCTGGTTGCAGGCGACAAGGAGAGCTGGGTATGGAAGACAAAGGATGAGGGTATGATGTCCACAGTGGCCTCTCTGGGCACGCTTCTCATGTGGGACATCGAGAATGGGCTTGATCAGGTAGATAAGTACACCTatcttgaggaggagccaATCCAGGCTGGTGCTTATCTTGCAATTGGCATCATGAACTCTGGCGTTCGGTTGGACTCTGAGCCTGCCATGGCTCTTCTTGCAGACAACGACAAACTTGCCCACAAGAACCCGCTGATCAGGGTATCGGCGATTATGGGATTAGGTCTTGCTTATGCTGGGTCTAATAAGGCAGAGCTTTTGGACTTCCTgttgcccatcatcaccgataCGACTCAGCAGATGCGGGTATCCGCCATGGCTGCTCTTGCTTGCGGGTTGGTATTCGTGGGCTCTTCTAACCCCGAAGTTACCGAGGCCATTATCACCACGCTCTTGGACGATGACCGCAAGGGTCAACTCACCGACAAGTGGACACGATTCCTTGCTCTTGGCCTGGGTCTTTTGTTCTTCGGGCGccaagaggaggtggatgtcaTTCTGGAGACTCTCAAGGCGGTCGAGCACCCGATGGCGAAGCCTACCTCTGTCCTTGCTTCGATCTGCGCTTGGGCCGGAACTGGTGCTGTGTTGAAGATTCAAGAGCTGCTCCACATTTGCAACGAGCACCTGGAGGAGtcagaagagaaaaagggcGACGAGCTCTTGCAGGCCTATGCTGTTCTCGGTATCGGTATTATTGCGATGGGTGAGGATGTCGGCCAGGAAATGGTTCTCCGGCAGTTCGGCCACCTCATGCACTATGGCGAGGCCAACATTCGCCGAGCCGTACCCCTGGCTATGGCTCTTGTCAGCCCAAGTAATCCCCAGATGAAGGTGTACGATACACTTTCTAGATACAGTCACGACAACGATAATGATGTtgccatcaacgccatctTTGCCATGGGTCTGGTCGGTGCCGGTACCAACAACGCCAGGTTGGCTCAGCTTCTGCGCCAGCTTGCGAGCTATTATCACCGGGATCAGGAAACCCTCTTTATGGTCCGCATTGCGCAGGGTCTTGTTCACATGGGCAAGGgcaccctctccatcaaccccttccacacCGATCGCCAGATTCTGTCGCGGGTATCGGCTGCTGGTCTCCTCACTGTTCTTGTGGCGATGATTGATGCCAAGCAGTTCATCACCTCGGACTCGCATTATCTGCTTTACTTCCTTGTCACAGCTATGCATCCACGCTTCCTTGTAACGTTGGACGAGAACCTCAAGCCGTTGACTGTCAACGTGCGCGTTGGTCAGGCTGTGGATGTAGTTGGCCAGGCTGGTCGCCCCAAGACGATCACTGGGTGGCAGACACAGAGCACGCCAGTGTTGTTGGCACATGGTGAGCGTGCTGAgttggaagatgaggagTATATTAGCTTGAGCAGTACCCTGGAGGGTCTGGTTATTCTGCGCAAG AACCCCGATTGGGAATCAGGCAAATAA